The Gossypium arboreum isolate Shixiya-1 chromosome 6, ASM2569848v2, whole genome shotgun sequence DNA window taattaagtttagtttagTCGCAAAGGGAAAAAAAATTGTAAGAGTTCAATTGAGACTTAGTTCAATtgatatgaattttgttgtaAATGTAAGAAGATGTGAGTTTGAGTGTATTGAAACATATATCTTCCTATTTATGGATAGTTTTAGATATTGTATCGAAAATAACAGATATAATcagaacctataatgaaattattaaaaaaggtTTTAAGGGTAGATGATGTGGATTATAGATAAACACAATAAATTGTTGTGTGAAGTGGCTTTGATTCTTTGCTGACGCGGATGAATTATCTAGCTGAGGACAGCAAAATTGGATAGTGAAGGTCTATTTAGATGGGATACGGCCCGACATGAAGGTCTACGGTTTAGTAGGCTCAAACTCTTCAGCCCACGTTTAGTTCTCTTATTAGTTTAAGATCCTCCATTCTATAACTTAAAAGTGGTGCTTAATTCAAAACTTGGGATTTGATCTATTGGTTAAGAGTGTTCACTTTTGTGCTCATGTTGTGGGATTGAATTGTAGGAATTATCTGTTAATGGTGTGTGCGATAATGATTTGCTGTAAAAGGAAAATGCTTAATTCATTATGAATTATAAGCATAGCAATACCCATTTTCCATTTTGATCCGTTTAAAGATTGAGTGATTTATTTAAATCCGAAGGCTTATTTATATTTGGATTGGATATTAATTTGTTTAAAAGTCAAATTCGAGAATCCTAATTTGTAGCTCTGGGAGTTCAAGAgtctattttgtaaatatcatcgAAAATAAATCCTtggtttgaaatttttttcttctttgataAATGGGGGAAGGGAATGAAGTTACTTACGATCGAATCCAAGCTCTCATGCCTACAATATAAATAAAGGAATAAATCAACATTTAGTCCCTGaatttttttaagaaaagaaTTATAATTTTTCATGTGATAATGTGGCACAACATCAAAGTGTCACATCTTTACATGGACAAAAATTGGGAACACTTGCCAAGTTCCAAGACTAATGTGAGAAAATTTATCAACTTCCAATACTATGTTGACCCAAAAAAAAGTTAAGGATTAAGGAAAAGTTGTTAAGTTCATGgactaaatattattttatccttataataaaataactttttattattatataaaactAAGTGTTCTCCTCTGTTTTACGGTCGGAGTGATATTCAAGTAAAGCTCTCTAGCAATGATAATTCCAAAATTTAAACTTAACCCAAATGTTTGGAGGCAGAATTATGAGCAATATTTTTTTCAACAAAATTCTTGTACCATCCGCAACTTAAAAGAAGTTGAAGTAGCTAATCCTACACATGAACTTGCTAAGAACATGAGATGAGAGTCAAATTAGGGTTTCTTAATTTGATATTGATAAGCAGTAGGAGTCCAAAAGCAACAATCAAAAGTACATCTCTGTGTTTGAATCTTAGCAATTGGCGACACAATGAAATTTCTTGGAAAGAGATGAGATCATGCATACCATCATCAAGCAAGCAGCCCACAgtttattagtttattaatatgattaaaaatatggTTTTGCCAGAATGTGTTCGCTGTGATACATGAACTCTTCTCACACTATTCAACCTTTTCCCtacaaaaagaataaaataatttcGTACAAAATCAATTTCTCAAAGTACAATACAttaattttaacaataaaaactacaatatatatatttttagataaattaaaatagACAATTGAGTCTTAATTTAATTAGTATTAATATTATTGTCAGTATAAGAGGACGTGAGTTTGAGTGCGTTAAAGTtcattatccttctatttaaaGATTGGGGAGGGACTATGGGTAGTTTTAAGTATTgtatcaaaaaataaatttatttgatgGCTAAATAATttctatataaattataatataaaagcatataattacaaaagataaatataaatataagatataattataaatatataaataaagtaACAATAAATTGAACAATTATAATTAAGCATATGATTAATTCATCTCACAGTTATTGTTGCGATTGAATCCAAATACATATTTCATCAATAGTTTTAATCACATCATTACAGTAATTAATCTCACAACCATTATCGTTTTTAACCTcattaaagctaatttcaccgtCCATTAAAACTATAACGATGGTTTAgaattttaatcacttaaaagcaatgaaattataatttaataaataataaaattatgttttaacctctcaaaatttataattaaattttcactCCTAAATTTTTTAGATTTAGCCAGAATGTTTATGTTGTGAATTTTCAAACTATATTCTTTTTAAGACATTCCAATAGTAAGCAACTCCACAACCTTTACCAAGTGAAATACATAAAAGACCCAATATAACCAACAATCTAAAATACCCAATTCCTTAAAATACTAGCACGAGATGATTAGATAATAGAGAAGCGATTGTATAGAACTGTCATTTCACGTTATTCTTATCTCTTTTCAATAAGAAAATGATAGATGAGATTTTTTCCTCCTGATTTTCAACTTTTTCCTCTTGACAAAATTCAAATCttactaaaaatgctaaaattcaagaataaaaatctgatttgtcatCCTCCTATTAAAACGTGATAAGAATAGAATTACAATTTGATACAATTCTTTCTCTCTAGATAACAGATAATTAACAATGGTTTGTAGAGAGTAAAATGACAGAGCCAACAAAAGAGGATAAAGGCACAACCCTGTGGAACCAAGATTACACAACCCAACCAATCATATACTAATCCCTCCATACCCTCAATGAAGTACGACTCCAAAGATAGCTAAGGTCTCAAGCATCACTAATATGACTACAATAATCTTTCCTTCGTCTTATAAACTCAAAAATGGTCATCACCCACCTTCCTGGTTAACAAATTTGATTTTGATAAGTAGCAAGTCTATaaacataaatcatataattgAATCTTGGCAATGGTGGACAGAGATGAGATAATGAACAGCAGTCAGGGCCATCATCAACCAAACCCACagcttatttatttatcaatttgattaaaataaggtttttgcCAGATTGTTTTTGCTGTAATATGTTaagtttttctcttttatttttctttaaaaatttatttttaaacactAAACAACGTTACAACAAGAAGAATCAAATGATTTCGtacaaaaaaaaggaaaaaaaaaaacaacaacttcTCACATCACAATACAttgcatttatatatattatctgtTTGGTAAGGAGAAATAAACAATGAACTGATAGAAGCCAAGATCAATCAAGATCAAAATATATATCTTTTTGTTGGAACTGGATTTGCTATGATCAGTCAAAAAATGATCAAAGAAAACTGATCACAgctgatgtatatatatgggaaaaagaagaaaaagaagactgAAAACCCATAAAAAAACACCACCATTAATGAACCATGGTGGTAGTGTTGCTGTGATGATGAAGCAACTTTGAGAAGAACCCACAATTCCTTTTCATGCCACTGAACAGTAACAAGGGAAACGAATTACCCTTTCCTTCTCTAACCAAATGGTAGCTATGCATAGGAGAAGAAGAAGCAGAAGTTGAAGCTGAAGAATAATAAGATGACAACGAAGaagatgaagatgatgatgatgatgatgaacaaATGGAACAGTCAACTGTAACGGGGATATGACATCGTGGGACGGAATATTCAAACGATAGCTGAGAGAGTTTTTGTTGTAAGCAAAGTGAACAAACGCCTGGTGATTGCTTGTGTTTTGGGTGTTTTTTGCATCCTTCAATAGCCTTGGATCGTCTTCCACCCTTTGATCTTCTGAAGGTTGCCATTAGATTTTGGCTTCTCATGTTTTTCTCTTTCTGTTTGCTTGGCTGCTGCGATATACTTATGGATGTGTTTGGggtttgaaaatgctatatatatataacacaaaGGAAAGCAAAGAGTAGGTGTGTGGGTTTCCAAGAGGGTTCATGGGAGGTTTCATTGGTGTTCTCTTTTGGCTTTTTGACTGCATATCTATGTGTAATGTGTGTCTGTCTTACGTCTAAATGTGTTGGAAAAGGAATTTTCCTCTTAGATTTCTCACttgcttaaatttaaaattaaaggaTAAAATTCTTTCCATATCaatttttaggttaaaatatattatagTTTTCATACTCTTCAGGTTAAAATATGTTCCAAGTCCTTATATTTattgtatatttaaaatttagtcccttaCTTTTATTTAAAAGAATTTAGTCTTTTACTTTTCGAATGTAAAATACAAAGTTCCATTATTAATACTATTGAAATTCTTCTATCAAATTCAggtttattataatattattatttttattacataaCTACCAAATGAATAACTTTTCTTATTTCAAAATGTTATACTAGTAGATTTAATAGAAGAACTTTAACAGTGCTAACAATCGGActtgaattataaaattcaaaaagtTGAGAGACTAAATTCCTAGAAATATAATTAGAaggattaaattctaaatatacaaaAAGTATAAGGACTTGAAACAAAATTTACccgtttaaaaataatttttttttttttgggggggtgggGAGGTGGAAAAAAGAAAGGGTGTGATAGAGAAGAGGTAAGATGGGGGTCCACTTGATTGTAGAGTCGGTGGTTAAGATGGTTTGGGTCGGGTGATTAAAATATTTTGAGTGCAAGCAATGCTTTTGACTTTGAGcccaattttcatatttttttattatttatcttttttaatttttttatattatacatatctGTTTTACTATTTATATTAGAAATTCGTAGTTATCCtttcaaataatattttttttaaaatttaaatttatattctcTCTTTAAAATATGATATATCTGA harbors:
- the LOC108485471 gene encoding uncharacterized protein LOC108485471, which codes for MATFRRSKGGRRSKAIEGCKKHPKHKQSPGVCSLCLQQKLSQLSFEYSVPRCHIPVTVDCSICSSSSSSSSSSSLSSYYSSASTSASSSPMHSYHLVREGKGNSFPLLLFSGMKRNCGFFSKLLHHHSNTTTMVH